TTGTGGCCCGAATTATAGAAGGCTGTAATGCGGCAAGTATAATCATTCTTTTTGTCTCCTTTATGGTCGCCTTTTCGGGTAAATGGAAAAGCACGTTTTTCTTTAGCCTTGGGGGCGCCGTAATGATTTATGTAACAAATGTGCTTAGAATTGCTCTAATGGCTATAGGTATTTATGAATATCCGGGCTATGCCCATTTTTTGCACTCCATAGCTTTTCCGCTGGTGATTTACGGGGTGGTTTTCCTGCTCTGGGTGCTTTGGATCATTATTTACACTAAAGAAATTAAGCATGAAAGGAGTCACTAAAATTATAATCATCCTGGGGCTTGTAGGGGTACTGGCCATGATAAGGCTCTACGAGTACCGTTTCTTTTACGACCCTTTTATGTACTTTTTTGAAAAAGCCTACCAGAGTGGTGATACTATAGATTACAGTTTCCAGATGTTCTTCAATGTTTTTCTCAGGTTTTTTCTGAATACGCTTGTTTCACTTTTAATTTTGTGGGTAGCCTTCAGGAGTTGGGGGATCATAAAGTTTTCAGCACTTATTTATGCGGCATTTCTGGTGGTGCTTTTTCCCATTTTTGTATACCTCATGCACCATGTTGAGCCGGGGCAGTATCTCGCTGCCTTTTACGTGCGGCGTTTTTTGGCGCACCCGCTGTTGATCCTCATCTTGTTGCCCGCTTTTTATTACAATAGGTTGAGCAGGAACCTCAAAGACTGAGGAAATATTTTCATAATTAAATTTTTACTAAATTTGCCTCTTTATGAAGCAGTTTTTTCAAAATATAACTTCTTTCACAATGGCATTTTTAGTGCTGTTCTCTACCGTTTCTTTTACGGTGGACAAGCATTTTTGTGGAGAAATTCTGGTTGACCAGGCTGTTTTTTCTGAAGCAAAGTCCTGCGGAATGCACGGCGATATGCCTGCTTCTTCTGAAGATGACTGCTGCGATGAAGAGAAGGTAATTGTTGAAGGACAGAAGGAGCTAAA
This Salinimicrobium tongyeongense DNA region includes the following protein-coding sequences:
- the xrtF gene encoding exosortase family protein XrtF, encoding MRQLLQRYAPVIRFIFTFLGVYLLLALLYNLYLHNFYSPAYYPDFLTHLVALQSEAVVSAFGYITQVVPGYPEANMHLFVNGKFVARIIEGCNAASIIILFVSFMVAFSGKWKSTFFFSLGGAVMIYVTNVLRIALMAIGIYEYPGYAHFLHSIAFPLVIYGVVFLLWVLWIIIYTKEIKHERSH
- a CDS encoding exosortase F system-associated membrane protein is translated as MKGVTKIIIILGLVGVLAMIRLYEYRFFYDPFMYFFEKAYQSGDTIDYSFQMFFNVFLRFFLNTLVSLLILWVAFRSWGIIKFSALIYAAFLVVLFPIFVYLMHHVEPGQYLAAFYVRRFLAHPLLILILLPAFYYNRLSRNLKD
- a CDS encoding HYC_CC_PP family protein — protein: MKQFFQNITSFTMAFLVLFSTVSFTVDKHFCGEILVDQAVFSEAKSCGMHGDMPASSEDDCCDEEKVIVEGQKELKISFDDLDLEQQVFLASFSWSYLNLFEGEAQAETPFFHYKPPLLVYDIHLLDETFLI